From Gadus macrocephalus chromosome 16, ASM3116895v1:
CAAGGTTAACTTAAGAAATTAAGAGTATATGTATGCCCATAATGCAAAATGTCGAGTATCATTCCAGAGTAACGTACTTCTCCAGAGCCTGCATTTACAGATGTATCTAAATATAATACTTGGCCTGAGAGGGTTTACGCATTTGCAAAGAGCACATATATCTTATCATATAAATCTAAGTAAGATGATACAGGCTGTCGATGAGCAGATGTATTTAAGATAGTGTTGAAACGTATGGAACTCCATATCCCATACTGCCTTTCGTCGTTTCGTCATCCAGATGGGACGTTTTGCTCCTCCTACTTCCACGAGTTTGTTGCCCTAGTGCTCAAACGTGGTTAGCATGGttcatacaaaaacacaaatatagaCTTAAGCATGTTATTATATGTCATGTTTTTTAATGAGCGTACATTTGAGAGATATTAACAACATACATTGATCAAGAGAAGCCCTTTGAAAGGTGATTCAATATTTTCCTTCTAAGTATTTGATGGCAGCACAAGCTAGCCACGATTACCATTATTGTTGTAAGTTTACGAAGTGTACTTATCTTGATAGCTGTACATATTATCATTCGATTATCCTATTATCCTATCCTATTATTCACTAATCATTCATTCAGTCAAATATTGTCTCTAACCTCGTTTCTTCAATCATTCTTCAGGCACAGTTTTGAGAAAGCAACACATCTAAACATGTTTCTCGAAGATAGCGAATGGAATGATGATGGCCAGGCTTCCCATCCCACGATCAAACCTGTCCTCCCCAGGCCAGTTCAGAAATCGAATCGCATCGTTACGTTTAAGGTAAATTAAGGTCATtttagcaacaaaaaaaaatcaaattgtGCATGTTCATGATAAAGGAAGTATTAACCTGAAGACTCTTCTGAGCAGCCTAAAAGTGTTGCAAAAAAGAGCCTGTTGAGGACTCTAAAGAGTCTAGGACCTGCCCTGGATCAGAAGAGCGACCATGTGCAGAAGGACAGTGATAGCGAAGCAGAGCCGGAATCAGCACCAGCTCGTCCcaagagaaagaagaaaagaaaccGTGGTAGAAAGAAAAAGGATGAAGCGGGGACAGAGACTGCTGGCCCAGCCGACGTCAAGAAGGCTGACTCGGTTCCTAAAAAgatgaaagagaaagacagcAAAGCGGGTGAGCACTTTTACAGTTACATTAAGATTACGATTTTATCACGCGGCCAAATGAATGAATCATTAAAAGTACATTATTAATTTTACTTTGTCCTAAAGGGTCCATAAAGCTAAAGAAAACGGATTCAGGCAATGGACAGTCTAAGGTTACGCCGGAGATAAAGGAGGAaaatgaaatgaacagaaagcAGTGGAAAACCAAGATGAAGAACAagagaaaatgtaaaaataagtaCCGGGAGAAGGAGCTTGTAGTACCTAAAGACACCGCAACAGAGAACGGAACGGGGGAGCAACAGAAAGCAGACACGAGTAGCAGCGGTAAAATTAAAGTTACTTTTGTCAAGACAGTATCACAGAACAAGGCCAAGCAGAAGGAGTCCAAACCACAGAAACGGAAACTAACTGAACCGGCACAAAGCATATCGAACACAGCCGAGGCACAGAAACCCAAACTAAACAAGAAACCCATGAAAAACACGAAAGTGAAAGAAACCCGACGAGGGAAAACCGAGCAGATTGGTTCTCTGGACCCTGAAGTGCCCCACCAGGAGGTAGAAGTGCCCCACCAGGAGGTAGAAGTGCCCCACCAGGAGGTAGAAGTGCCCCAAGCAGAGGGagaggtccaggaggaggaagaggaggaggaggaagacgacaaGCAGGAAGAGACGCCCGCCATCAAGCGACAGAAAATGCACAAGCTCCAAGAGGAGCGACGCAGACGGGAGAGGCTGCGGAAGATGCTCCACAGCAAGCCGGATGAACCGGAGCGCCCCACGGAagaccaggaggagaaggaggaggaacaggaggaggtggcggcggcGCCCTTGGACCGCTCGGCCGCCCTCCGGTCCCGCATGGAGCTGCGCCTGGAGGCGGCCCGCTTCCGCTACATCAACGAGGTCCTGTACACGTCGTCGAGCGGCGAGGCCAAGCGCATGTTCTCCCAGGACCCAGAGGCCTTCGGGGTATACCACAAGGGCTTCACCGCCCAGGTCAAGCACTGGCCCGCCAACCCTGTGGACGCCATCATCGCCTACATTCACAAGAAGTACGTAGGAGCGGTGTTCACTGCATGGATGAAGGGGGCCGTTGGCTGTGTTGGGTGTGTTGGTCTGTTTGGTGAAGTGGATTTCAAGTGGAACGTGGTTTAGCCGCGGCAGACATTTTACAAGTCGTTAATTTGATAGTTGGTATGTTTGAGGACTGAAAAAGGGAATTTGGTTTTGATGAACAATATAAATGGGGAAACGTTGGGTCACGGCATCAGAGCAATGGGGGAAACCTTTGAGCTGGTTAACCTGTTAGTCCGGTTTTGAGTTAGTCGGTTGATTAACCTTTTGGTTAGTCGTTTAATTTATGTCTCGGTCGGTGCATCCATGTTCAATGTAAAGCATTCTGTGGTTCATTTCAGACCGGCCTCTCATGTGGTGGCTGACTTCGGCTGTGGCGACTGTAAGATTGCCCTCAGCGTGAAGAACAAGGTGCACAGCTTCGACCTGGCCCCCATCAGCGACCTGGTCACCGTGTGCGACATGGCTCACGTGAGTGTAATCCCCCACATCTGTGACTCTGCTGGCCGGCCTCTCCCCTGGGGTTTGATTTGTTGGATTGTGGATGCCAGGAGTGATGTATTAAAGACTGATTTTGCTTTCCCCCCCCCATTTCCCGTTTACAGGTACCTCTTAAAGATGGCAGTGTGCACATAGCGGTGTTTTGCCTCTCTCTCATGGGAACCAACCTGATTGATTTTCTAGCGGAGGCGAATAGAGTGCTGGTCGTGGGGTAAATGTCCTGTGTACGACACTTGCAGTACAATAGTACAGTACATCGTTGTGTTGTTCCCGCTGCTCACTAATTGCGTGTTACTTTAAACCTTTTTTCCTCTAATTCTAGGGGTATACTCAAAATAGCGGAAGTTGCAAGCAGATTCGACGACGTTCGTGGGTTCTTAACTACGTTGTCACATCTCGGGTTCAAGATGATGATAAAGGTAaatcaaaataaaatcaatCAGGCGAAGCACGAGAACTAAAACATGCTTATATTTGGGGGAAAACGTGATTTGTTTTCTAATTCCTCTTTGTTTCGTCTGTAGGATACAGAGAACAGTCACTTCTACTCCTTTGACTTTATCAAGACAAAAGACGTTTCGGAAGATATGAAGTCGTCGAGTCTTGAGCTGAGGCCTTGCGTGTACAAGAAAAGATAGACCTGGGAATGCATTTGAAATATCTGTACACTGGATGAAGGGTTGAGATTCATGAAACTCACTGGACGTGGTTTCATGAAGATTCCCTGGTCCAACTCAATCCACATGGGAGCATTTTGCCATGTATTCAATGTTTGACAGGTATTTTTTTGTACAGTTTTCtttaaaatacaattttaattGAAATGTCGTCTGCTTTACTGACTCTGAATTAGTCAATTAAATGGAAATGTACAGAGGGGTTGATACATAGACAAAGTACGTTATTACAATACACTTTGAatatggtgaattatgttatGTTAAATTTGCATCGCTACCGTGCTGTTTAAGAATGGATTTACATTTACCACTAGGGGGCGTAATAATACCTTCTGTTAAAGGCTATATTAAAAACGGAAAACCAGCTTATCACAGGACATAATTTTCTATAGCAAATATGTCTAAGACGTAATTCATTACATGCAATAATTCAAAGTTTGAATTAATTACAATCCTTCCAGGACCAAAGGCTTCACAGTCATATGAGAGACAAAAgcagtgtgcatgcatgtgtgtgacagTAAGTGCTGCAAGCAAGTTGCAGAACCTCTCTGGCTGTGGGCTCTACATTCTTCTGACCGCGCAGTGGTTCAGACGGTGGACTTGACGTCAGACACTATACAGTAGCCATCCAGATGGGCATACTGTTGGCCGTCTGGTCGACGAACCAGTGCCTTGCTCTTCTCAGGGGAGCTTAGGGGTCGAACTAAAGCTGTCAGAGCTGAGGTCTCCTGTTTCTAAAGTAGAAAATCATAAACAAATGCAGAAATCTGGTTAATGTTGTTTTACGATTCGATGGACTTACACGAAAATAAAGTAGTATAATTTTGAGCTCAGTTGTATCGGCTTACCTTCGATCGTGCTCCAGGATTTAgtttactgaaaaaataaaaaaataaatatatataatgacgGTCGTATGTTGTTGTAATGTTGAACATCACCTATAGGTGGCACTACGTCTCAATACAAGAAACACAAAACACTCATTAGGCTTACCTCCACATTCATGCGTTCATCTACGGACATATCGATAGAGAATACCGTGTGACCCTGGCGGCCGTCCCCAATGAGCATTCTGATGTCAAAACCCCTGCATTCGCTCGTACATCATGCACCCATGACACCGGTCACGTCAATGAAGACAACTGCCAACCACAATGGCGAGCTGACGCAAATCCCAAAATAGCATTTCTCCTGGGGACCCctgtttttctctgtgtgtacaTGACCTGACCTTCCCAAATTATTTGGACAGCATCCTCCCGTGGGACTGCAGGGTGACGGCACCAATGGCACCTTGACCAAATGTTGTGACCAGAGAGGCAAACCTATTGAAACCTCTATTCTGATGCACAGTGGGCCTGTATTCAGTCCGCTGATGGCCTGGCCATACAGTCCTCAGAAGTTAGATACGCAGCATGACATGGGAGAATGTGCCGAGTACAAAGCACACCGCGGAATTCCCTAATCTGGCGTTTGCCTTGATTCACATTCAAATCCATTCCAACCGCGATGGCAGCACGCTTCTGCTACACCGATTTCCCCCCAACTCTGCGAATATCCCGACTTTGTTTATTGCTACAACCTTCCCAGATGTGGGGAATTTATGCGTTTATTTCCCACCGATAAATctaccattaaaaaacaacattagtaGCACCCCTCTAAAAGTGCTGTCTAAACCACACCAACTGTTCTCCAGCGGCAGCGGGCTAACGGCCGGGCCCTGGTGGGAAAATAAATCAGCTGCTTCCGCCCCATGGACACAAAGGGAACAGTTACTGCCATCTGAACACGCTGTGGTGAGAGAGGCATCTGTCTGCTTCCTGTTTGCCAACAGCGCTCTGATCTTTTTTAGGTTACTGAGAGACTTGCGGAAAGAGGGGGTGAGCCGGTGAGGGGCTGACGGCACGCAACACACGCATCCTGTTTCCCCTCTGCCTGTCTCGCGCCGCCGGGCCCCACGCCGACGACCCCGCCGGCGGATCACCTGGCGGGAGGCGGCGCCGCGACGCTCCACTCACCAGGACACCCACAGAGCCACGGCGAGCAGTACGGCCGCGGCGGAGGCGGAGGGGACGCAGATGAGGACGAGGTCCGCTGCGTGGAGCGGGAGACACAAGGGAAGCGTTTAGGTTGGACGTTTGGTTCTCAGGCACGACGAGATGTGGTTTCATCTGGTTGTTGCTTACCTAACTGTCGATCCTGGGAGCTGACCTCCACTCGGAGGCGGAGTTCGGCCCGGTGGTGGTAGAAAGAGGCGAGGCAGGTGTACAGTCCCTCGTCTCGACCTTCGACCCCTGTTGGGAAGGCCAGCACGTCTCCTTCCAGTTTGACAAACGAGCCGTCGCTGCTGTAACGCAATCAATGGCCTTAATCATTAGGCGAGATCTCAATTTGTGTCACTTCTAACGCGCATAATTGAAAACTGTTTTGGTTAATATGAGCCCTCCTGCATAGCTAATCATTATAATGTAATAGAACCTTTTCCTATTTGATGAAATATTCATGAGGACAAAAAAAGGACAAAAGTTAATAAAGATAtctgctgtgcgtgtgtgtgtgtgtgtgtgtgtgtgtgtgtgtgtgtgtgtgtgtgtgtgtgtgtgtgtgtgtgtgtgtgtgtgtgtgtgtgtgtgtgtgcgtgtgtgcgtatatgtgtgtgtctcttgagTGTCTGCAGTGTCCACAGATGCAGAAGTTAGGAGGTGGAAACAGGTCACCTTTGACAGGTAATGCTGTGCGTTGGTACATTCCCCTCCACCTCAAACAATATTCTCTGGCCGGGCAGATTCTTATGCAGGGATAACCTGAGCACGCATCGGCCACCACTGTGGCGTGCCTTCATCCGAGTCGTGTGGTTTAGCACCCTCAAAGAGGAGATATCTATCAGAGGAAAGTGAAAAACACAATCTGATTGAAATGAACCCATAGTGTTAAAGTCTCTCCAAGTGTAACACAGGAATACAAACCCAAACTAAAATAGTTGTTCAGTCCAGACACCGTCCCTGGGGTCAACATTCATCCATCCTTCCTTCAGGAGACACTGATTGATTTATCTGCGTGTTCTGTTACACTCACAGTATTTTGGGATGTGTACCGTCCTCTTGTCTGACCCTCTGCGACGGTACTCCGCCAAACAGGTCAGGGCGTCCCCTTCGTGAGACGACAGCGCAAAGCGGTAAGTGAGCCGGGTTCTCACGGTGCGCCCGTGGGTCCAGGACCGGCGGGACTGCTGGCCCCTGGAGCCCGCAGGTAGGACCCAGCTGAGGTTGGCTTCCACACCCTCGGCCTGGTAGTCACACACGGCCTGCCAGAGGTCAGATTCCCCCGGCCCCATCGACACATTCAGCACAGGGGCCCCTGGAGGAACACACAGGGGGATGGaaagttgagtgtgtgtgtgtgtgagtgtgtgtgtgtgcatgagggttaatgtgtgcatgggtgtgcacacatgtgtgtgtgcgtgtatatgtattggtacatctgtttgtgtgtgtgtgtgtgtgtgtttgggctgtgcacgtgtgtgtgtgtgtgtgtgtgtgtgtgtgtgagagtgtgtgtgtgtgtgtgtgtgtgtgtgtgtgtgtgtgtgtgtgtgtgtgtgtgtgtgtgtgtgtgtgtgtgtgtgtgtgtgtgtgtgtgtgtgtgtgtgtgtgtgtgtgtgtacgtgtgcgtctgtgtctgtgtgtttgtgtgcatgcatgcgtgtgagtgcctgcatctgtgtttgcatagagatgtatgtgtgggtgtaacCAAAGCAGAAATCCCCACCGGATCAACAAAAACATGCCCTCGGTATCCCGGGGAAGGTAGGTGTTGGACCTGGGAGCCACACAGAGCTGGAGACAACATacccagggaggggaggagcaggtgCTGTCGCTCCTGGTGACCCCCCGCCTCGCAGCTCAACCTCCGACCCGAGTACAGAGAGGTGGGGAGCCGCAGGGTGCTGAGGGCGGCCACCTCCAGGCCGACACGCTGCCCCTCCTCTGTCcggacctccaccccctccaggtCATCGATCTCGACGCCGTCCCCGCCGTCGGCCCCGCCGCCGAGGCGCCAGGTGACGGTTGCCGCGGTAGCGACGCTGACCACGCGACACCGGGCCACGGTGtactcctcccctcctcgccACTCCTCTCTGGAGCTCAGGCTGATGTTGGGCGGGGctacgtgggggggggggggggggggggggggggggggagagtggaggCTGACAAACCGCGAAACGCTGCGTTCACTTATGGGTTGCTATAGATAGGTCGGATGTCAGCTTTTATCTTTACATCTGGACCCGGGTCCTGCACTTACCTACCTCTGCATATTAGATCTCCACATCAGCGGTTTGTGGGTGTGCTGATGTGTAAGCACAGTTTGTGTTTCATTTTATTGAAGGTGCATTAAATTGTAATTCTTCGTGTGCGTGTATACGGTATATATCGCTGTTTATTACACTCACTTGAACGATTTCTATTTTTCATCTTCCTCTTGACTGCCCTGCAGTGTTTCTGCTTGCACTGTGTTACACAGAAGGACTCCCCCCTCCTGGATTTACATTGCACATCTTATCTGGTCCAGTCAGTTGTATTTAGATAGCCCTTactcacagttacagtctcaaagggctttgcaGGCCGTACTTTATGACTCCCCCCCTTAACCCTAGCCTCCTAAAGAGCAGGAAAAACTCCCTTAAGTATCAAGGAAGAAACCCAGAGAAagaacgcagagtggggggggcTCCCACACTCTGGGGATGGGGAGGAGTGCAAACAATAATTGTAGAATACTGGGTTATTTAATATATGCATACATTAAGTCTGTTCTCCAGCACGATGAGCCGTGAATACAGTTTTAATTATACTTACTTATACTGTTGAACACCCGAATGGAGAGTTTTGTTAAAATAGGAAATGTTCGCATAGGGAGCTCAGATAGCAAAACTATATGGGACGTAGGTTGGTATGGTGCTCATACCAGACCATGGTACTGCTCATTTAACCTAGGACCAGTAGCCTGGCTATTgacagaccaagctcaatcgtagattgcacgtggtctggggaagctgctgtcattttcttcagcacaagtggtgtgatcaatgggcctcattcaaatgactctgaatgcaattggctgcttgccgttgcttccctgtcgtcattgtgttaaacctgccaatagcgcgccaggggaaaagccagcttggtgattggctcccgcaaaaacgttacGAAACTAGATAGAAATgtgttgctcttctccagacccttctgcaggccGAGCTCAAATCGAAAGCAGAATGGGCGGAGCCAGCCAGTCTATATGACCAGCTGGGCCATCTTCCTTCTTTAGCTCTGGCTATAACGTCCAGACTCAATCAACAGTTACAACAGGCTTCCTCATGACCCTCCAAGAAGACCATTTCGGAGGGGCTTTCATTTGAGTTTGGATTGCTATCTATAACCTTCTTCTCTCCACATGGCCCCTGAGAATCCAACTCTATCGGTGGCATAAAACATCCAAGGCCTGTATATAGAAAGGTGAGAGTCCCCCTTGGTGACTTGTGTTTTTCCGCACTTCTTTCATGCATATAGCATAAAGGAGAGATATGCTATGCTAACCCATAAATTCCTATTATGTAAAGAACGATATCATACATTTCCTTAAACATACAGTAAATGTTTCCCATAATGCATAGCGCTACCGAGTGTTTCTCGTCAACCCCTCCGGGCCGAGCAGCGCGGCTCAGGGGATCAGCACTTGGTCATCGACCTACCACAGAGCGGGATGGTGACGCTCCGGTATTCCGGCGTCGGGAAGAGCGGATGATGGATCACGCATCCCACGGCGAGCGGCCGAGGGAAGCACGCCGTGCCGAGGGCCAGGACTCCCGTGACGGAGTGGCGTCCGTCAGGCAGGGGGGAGCTGGCGCTGGGGAGGGGACGGCGGCCACGCCCTCGGGGGGGCTCCAGGACAGGGTGGCGGCCGGGTTGGCGCCAACAGCCGAGCACTGGACCTCGCGGCCCGAGGGTCCGGACCACAGATCAAGACTTATCAAGGGAGGGAGCagcactgagagagaggggggggagagagagaggggggggggggggggagagagaggggggggggggggagagaggggggggggagggggggggggaagggagagaggggggggggagggaaagagagagagagagagagagagagagagagagagagagagagagagagagagagagagagggagagagagatagagagagagggaggggaagagagagagagagagagagagagagagggggggggaggagagagcgagagagcgagagagaaggagaggggagggagagagacacacacacagagacacagagagagacagggagaagacggagagagacagaaagagagggagagagatagaaagagacaggggagacagacagagacagaggagggagagcaCCAAGGTTTATTTTCCACATCAATAATTCATCTTAATGcaatggagaaaaaaataaagcaagttcataaaacatttttttaaaagacAACCGCAACCGGTgcaatgaataaaacataaggccCATTGGAAAGAGGGGGTCTTAACGCACCGGGCCGGGGTCTAACTGTGATGTTTATTTGCACGGTGGCCCTGTGCCGGTAGTACGACGCCTCACACACATAGAGCCCCTCGTGGAGGAGACCCACAGGAGCCTGGAACGTGAGGGCCGACCCCACCACCGCGACTCCCCCGGGCAGCCGTGACGCCTCCTCCCTACACGGATCAACATGagcattgttattatttattcactGTTTAATCGTtcagcatccttttttattAGCGATTCATAGTGACTTCAGATGCTTTATGGAGCAGGTCATGGCTTTGGCATCGTGCTCAGATAGATGCTCGCAGATGGACGGACGTTTGGGTTCAATC
This genomic window contains:
- the rrp8 gene encoding ribosomal RNA-processing protein 8, translating into MFLEDSEWNDDGQASHPTIKPVLPRPVQKSNRIVTFKPKSVAKKSLLRTLKSLGPALDQKSDHVQKDSDSEAEPESAPARPKRKKKRNRGRKKKDEAGTETAGPADVKKADSVPKKMKEKDSKAGSIKLKKTDSGNGQSKVTPEIKEENEMNRKQWKTKMKNKRKCKNKYREKELVVPKDTATENGTGEQQKADTSSSGKIKVTFVKTVSQNKAKQKESKPQKRKLTEPAQSISNTAEAQKPKLNKKPMKNTKVKETRRGKTEQIGSLDPEVPHQEVEVPHQEVEVPHQEVEVPQAEGEVQEEEEEEEEDDKQEETPAIKRQKMHKLQEERRRRERLRKMLHSKPDEPERPTEDQEEKEEEQEEVAAAPLDRSAALRSRMELRLEAARFRYINEVLYTSSSGEAKRMFSQDPEAFGVYHKGFTAQVKHWPANPVDAIIAYIHKKPASHVVADFGCGDCKIALSVKNKVHSFDLAPISDLVTVCDMAHVPLKDGSVHIAVFCLSLMGTNLIDFLAEANRVLVVGGILKIAEVASRFDDVRGFLTTLSHLGFKMMIKDTENSHFYSFDFIKTKDVSEDMKSSSLELRPCVYKKR